Below is a genomic region from Rosa chinensis cultivar Old Blush chromosome 5, RchiOBHm-V2, whole genome shotgun sequence.
TtcctttcaacatttttgtgaggccttctagtaatttttgctttactgcaagtctcacatttttcaaaatctttttgCACTGAAGGAATTACACCCAAGCTACTCATGATTCCCACATATCTACTATTTATATGACATAAACGTGCAtgccaaaaattcaaagaagagagcatataaactgaagtagatgctttattattattctcaacattcaatttgaacATGCCATCACAAGCATAACCTTTGCCCACAAATACACATTTTTTAGTGATCACATATTGGTCAGATTCCATAGTTTGTTTAAAACCAGCCTTATTAAGAAGATAACtagacatcaaattttttttctcatggagGGTGTATGCAACACATCTTTCAAAGTTAGCATCCTATCAGAAGTAAATTTGAGTTCCACCTCACCAGTTCCAAGCACATGAGTAGTATGTGAATCTCCAAGCATAACTGTTTTGGGCTCCTTAAAAGGAGTGTATTTCTTGAACCAATCTTTATCATAGCAGATATGCCTATTAGCACCACAATCTGCCcaccatccttcaacactttgaACCATATTTACATCAGTTATCATTGCCACATATGGTTCTTCAGTGACGTGAGCTTGAGGAATAGCCTCACGTTTTCGATAATTGCAATTTCGAGCAATATGCCCACTTTTGCCACAAACATAACAACAAGCATATTGTTGCTTATTTTCTGAAGGAGGATATTGGTTCTTATTCACATAGCTTGGTTTGCCTTTATTCTGTTGGTGAGGTTTACCaacttttttcatatttttcttctttggctgcataagagaatttttatgaaaatgacCATTGGGCATATTATTATTGGAAGATACTAAATTTACCTTGGAGGTGTCATTGTTTGTATCTTGCATAAGAACATCTTGACCTCTTGCTTCCTCCTCAACTCGGATGCGAGTCGTCAAGGTCTCCAAGGATATCTCATTttgtttgtgacgcatggattTTTGGAACTCTCTCCAAGTTAATCTACAAAACTTCTCAATATTTCTTTGAATAACAATGAGTAGTTCATTATAATCATAAACATTATATGAGAAATAAGTCAAGAGATAAAAATAATAGCTATACTCATCTTTCTCAAATTGAGATCTCCCATATTGTCGAACGGTTTCTCTTGTGCATGCTCCATCTTTGgtgaatctccttaaaattgttggtgaaattacaataaaattataatttctatatgagaaactcgttgacaatAGGCTGAGGCGCaggtatctcgctctctttaaggagattcaagccctctgcggaacaatgcctgtgcaccagaaatctcttgacttgtcccctccaggatacaacagcccaacaacaagttgtatggctcacaccaatctgcacaaattggaggaacccaaagctccaccaaaagaacacctttctttggccaaaaaacatacaagacactttgggggatttttggaaagaaagttgatgggtgaatagTAGTGTATCGTAATAGTATTACGTAAAAGCAATGATATGTttgagcatgcaacaaatggtgctatttataggctcttaggacactccctaccattaatagggtagtaaccaaaagccataggttacaagaattaaaacccaaaataaatcaaaataaaacaccatgagttacaaaataaaattcaaaataaattctgaatttaaacacacaaataaattcagattttaaacacaaaataaattcacccaaatttaatttcaataataaataaaatattaaaatgtaacaacatAGTTGTATTGGACTGAACTCGCTAAAGTGAAAGCTTAACTGTGTGATCAGGATTTGACCAATGGCTCTAAATGAGAACCTTTCTTATGGAGTGAATAGTGCTAAAAAGTGATTGATGTCTTATCAGATCCACTAGCTTGAGGTTACACTTTTTTCGCGCCTGGGGTCACTCCCTCTCGAGGTTTATCTTCCCGAGCCCGTGATTAACTTGGATTTCTATATTTAATCAAGGTCAATTCTTAAGTTCAGGGGCAATACAAGCATATTTACCCCTATTGTCAATTAACATACTTTTTGTTGAGAGTATATATATCTCAAATGGGAAAAATAAGACCTTGCTagtgagtttataagggtttgggccactccatccattaccAATTGGTTTTTGTTGAGAGTATATATATCCCAAATGGGAAAAATGACACCTTGCtagtgggtttataagggtttggaccactccatccattaccaattggttttggatgtgaaccctagattattttatcatggtatcagagcgagttacccacgtgtgcatgcctaacggctaCACGGGCACCATGTCACCCAaaattgtccacgtgtatggcttgaaaattcaccacaCGTGCGGGGCGTGTTAAGAGCATatatatcccacatgggaaaaatgggactttGCTagtgagtttataagggtttgggctactccatctattgccaattggttttggatgtgaaccccagattactttatcacttttaattaataaatttctAATCTTacggtccatatcttaaattagcatttaaaaatcatctctgtaaaaaatcaattgaaTAGAAAATCGTTTAATAATCTAATTGGATTTAAAAAATGGTGGTTCTAACagcacttactactattataatTAACCGTACATGTATTTCATATAAATGAATAACTTAagggtcttcaatttgattgattttttacagagctaagctttgtattacgttatacaacatgaatggttggattagaaaattataaagttattatacgTTAAACgcaaaaaatgatgaatatgttcattcacctacggggtgaacctaagaattgttctttaATCATTCATGCATGCCTTAATTAGTTAATCAAGTATAGGCCTATGGTCGAAAATTTGTGCCCCACATCATGTAACTCTTTGGATTTTAGCTAGACAACCACGAATTCAGGAGCCGGACTTTGTCTAAAACCCATTTTATGTAAAACCAGCCTTCTAAGGCTTTGTGAACAGTATCTAACCCAGTGACCTAGATAGTGaaaaatgaaaggcaaaaaacagtgaatagtatTGATCTAGTGCGCTCaacaggtgaacttgctctaaggctGAAGGTAAGtacttcttcagttcttctccTAGCCttcatcatagtcacaaaaggAACTTTTTTCTCCCTTAAACTCTAGTAGAATAGTAAAACATTTATCTGACTTGGAAGTCAGAGCGTGTTTAGTTAAACTCTAATCTTTTCGATAACCTCCATGCATTTTCATCTTTTGTAGTTTTGCAGGCCGATGCTTACCATAAAGCTTTCGGAGTTTGGGACGTCCATGACCTTCTTTGAGCTCATTGACACAAGCCCACACGGTTAAGTTACATGTTGGATTGTTGGTGATGGAATTGCATCATCATATACAATTAAGTTAGAACACCTTATTTAAGACTGCTAATAAAACAACTTTAGAAAGGCTCCAAGCATCAATGGCTACTACAAGTGTACGTAAAATTTAAAAGAAGTAACTCTATTACCTTGATAATCACTTCTGTCATGGGGTTTCCAAGCCAATTGAGCTACGAGAGGAGGTTTCCGGCTGCCTAAAGAGTGATCTATTGATTTCCGGGGAAATATATGAGGATTCTTTAGGCAGGATTTGTTACAGTTTTCGAAAACTATCTCTCTGCTAGGGCTGGGCACAGTCCCAGACCGGCACCCTTTTTCTAAGGACTGGGACCGAAACCGGCATCACTAATTCGGGCCGGGTCTATCACTTTTAGACATTAGGGACTGGAGAGCCCGGACCGCCGTTCAACGGACCAGATTTttgggctttcgggcccaaccCGTccttagagaaaaaaaaaatagacgtGCAGATCTTCAATTCTCCATCGCGCTCTAATCCTGCACGCATTGAGATCTTTGGCTTTGAAACACAGAGAAAGAAAGGTGCTTGGCTttgaaatagagagagagagagagagagagagagagagagagagagagagagagcgagtgTTTGGCTttgaagcagagagagagaatggtgtTTGGCTTTGAAAAATCAAAGGGAGAAGAGATTTGGATTGCTGCCAAAGTCCTGGGTTCTTCCAGTTCCTGATGTCGCCAGAATTGAACTTGAAGAGCAAGAGGTTGTGACTCGACTCTTTGAAGCTGGTCTCAATGCAATTGTCACCGAGGCTTGTTGAAAGATTGAGAATGATTTGATGAAGGACTTGTGAACAAGGATATAagattgagatattaattgatTGCATATAGATTTATGGTTTGAAgagaaaaacagaagaagaattgggagtttttgggttttgggatttATTTGGAAGACTTTGAAGAGAGATGAAGAAATAAAAGGTTGGGGAATAGTTCTAGAAAAGAAGTATCAGACAAAAGGAAAGGCATAAAGGTGTTGGACCAAATTAAAGGCTCAGGAATGGCtcaaagaacaagaagaaaagagaaggaatcAGACAAAAGGAAAGGCATAAAGGTATTGGACCGGGCCTAACGGGTTTAATATATACTGAATTTCAAGGCCCGGGACTGGCCTGAAATTTATAGATACGGGCCCGGGCCAAAAAAACTtacaattttaaaaaaaaaacccggaccgaggtcgggccgggccggttTTTCAGGCTTACAGGCTTTTTTGCCCACCCCTACTCTCTGCCGTTCTAGTTGGTCAAATTGGTGGATTGAATTGCGATCGCTGGATTTGGTGAACTCCATTGAATTAGATTTGACATGGGTTGGACGGTCGACAGGTATTGGAATTGAGGTTAGTGGTGAGTGGTTCAAGTTGGGTGATCGGGTACCCCGAATTCGTTTCTTCCATTGGTTGCTTAACGGTGGTGTGCCGGTCATGAAGGGGTTGGGAGCATGTGATCACGGGTTCACTAGTTTGCCTAATATTGCTCTACTCCTACTTGCTTATGCTTTTTGTTATGATCTATCTAGATGGTATGGTGGTTGGTGCATGGTGCTCTAGGGTGTGTGTGGCGTCGTCAGTGGGTAGAGGGAGGCGGTGGTCTGACGAAGTTGGCAGATCCACCGAGGCAGTTATGGGATGGTGGAGGACCTGCTGGGTCTGTGCTGGGCTTGGCTAGTGGGCCAATGGGCAACCCGTGCTGCTACTTGGGCTTGGCCCCATTCTTTAGGTTATgtttatattatttatatttatctTTTAATTTTGTCTATAATAAGTCCCTCCAATTATTGTATAGGCCAGACATGTCAGGCTTTATATCTGTGTGTGGTAAGTATTTTGACACCTCTAGTAAGATGCAGCTCAATGAAATGGAAGCAACCTCCTAGAAATAGAATGAAATGAAGTGTCATCGAGAGACCTTCCGAttggcaacatagtaggaaattAAGTAGGTTTAATTATTTTATGGCAATGCGTTATTTTTTCGTTATGTCACATTTattgtaaagcaaatagagtagtatATATGACAATCTTTGCTACTCAGTACTTTGTTGAATACATAGAATTAGTCACTACTAATTTTTTTGGTCATGAAACTGATATTCGTAAAGTCTAAAggcacatggaggcccaaaCAAAGCCAAGGCCAGGCAATGAACCCCTCAAAGTCAGAAATCCCTCAAAGTCAGAAATTCATAAAAATTAAGACATGAGTAGGATAATAACTAAAAACCAAACTAAAACTTACAGGCCCAAGTAGCCCCAAAAACCCAAACCCTAATCAaatctttttcttcatctccaacttGCAGCTGCTATAGCAGATTCATCACCGGAGCTCCGATGGAAATCACGAGAGAGGATTGGTAACCAAGGGTGGTCTGTAGAGGTGAGGATACGGACAGAGCCGCCATACATTCTCCAATTGATTGATTACGAGAAGATCTCGCATAAAAGAATAAcaacaaccaaaccaaaatAGATCTTAGCAAAGAAACCTGAGATCTGAAAAGGTGGTTGCAGAGGAGTACGAAATCTTCCATGGCAGGGCAAGGTAGACAAGAAGAAGGAGATTTGTTCACAATTTGGAAATCTTGAGGAGCAAAGGAAGACAAATACTGAGAATGACCATGAGAACAAATTTGAGAGTATATCTTAGAGATTCAGATATAAGATCTAAAAACATATTTGTTCTGTGAGGACTAAATGTGAAGACTTTActtggtttatgttgataaattCTAGTTTACTACTTCTAAATTATGTTACAGCTATatacttatttgttttagtaaaAGAATGGTCAAATATAGAGGTCTAGTTTTGTGTATGGGTTCATTGCTTGATCTCTGCTGACTTTAGTTTTTGTCAAAAACTAACTAGCTTTTGTTGAAAAATACTAGAATGGAACACAAGTACTtcttacaaagaaaaaaaaaactttaaccTGTATACAATCtatgtcaaaaagaaaaagaagagagatacTACCAATTGTGCATGGTTTCAAGAAGGAGACATACATAGCTATCTGGAAAGTATTATATCTACATTAATACATATTTCCATAAGCCACATTATACATCAATTTCTTGTTCATGATTTGTACTTATAGCTTCCTTGACTTGCTACCTTACATTTTTGCAAAAGTATCAAAATTTCCAGCAAATGTTTAGCTATTTGTGCTTGTTCTTCTTGAGTTTTCTTTGGCTGGAAGTCTTGTTAAAACCTGCAACACATGCACAGAAACATATTagagaacaataaaaataaaaataaaaattctggaatgttattttgttttatctAACTGTTATGTCACCTAGTAGCTTGTTGAAAACACATGCTTGTACACCTCTAACTATAAATAAGAGGCTGCAGACATAAATTTAATTGTGTGCTACAAGTGGCTGCTCTTAGAGCAGCTTAAAACTTCGGCAGCAAGCTCAAAATAAGAGCTGGCAGTTTGAGATAATCTTCAGATGATTTTTGTAAGCAGGAGTTGACAGCTCTCAGGTGTTTATCTAGCTGACTAAGCTAAGCTAGAGTAAATAGGAGGTGGCTAGTCTACCCATAGGTTCTAATTGTTACATCTTCTAGTATAAAAGAGGCCTTTACTTGCAGTAAGAAAACACAAGTTAGAAAACAGAGCAGAAAAACAATTTAGAGAATCTGGCAATAGCAGGATCCAGAAACAAGTTTTTAAGGTCTGGAAACAAAGCCTCAGCTTTACTAAACCAGGTTTAAGGTAGGGGAAGTTTTGGGGAacctcaagtttgattataCAGATCTATTGATATGATTTTGAGTGAAATTTGCTGCTGATCAGAATGTTTATGCTGTGTCAAATATATGCTTAGTTCATCATCATGTTGTTTTATCTGATCCTACCTTGAAGAAAGAGTGAAAATGGTTGTGTAGTTGTGTCTAATACTCATAAGGGACCAGCGATGTCAGCCAATGGTATATACACTTGGGGAGAGAAAACCCTTCAATTATTATTGATAAAACGATATGTTGTTTGGCAAGAAGACACTGGTGACCGAGATTAGTACAAGATTACTAACAACTGGAGTATAAGGAGTTATTTTCTGTCTTGCACCATCACTAATTATATGTATGATATTGTGCAGATCATACTCTTGAGGATTAGACTTAATTTCTGGAAATCTGGACGTAGGAGAAGGAGAAATAAATTTTTAGTTTGCTGTTTTGGTTTATCATTGTACAATAAAGCTTATTTTATAagcttgcttttgtttttcttgtaagAACTTACTTATGTAATAAAGAGTTCAAGAACCAAGTCACCTCTGATTCTTATTTTTcaatatagtttttatttgcCAAAGTATTTATtagggaaaaaaatgcaaacagtacccgaCCTTTGACCCATtggtaactttagtacctgacaaaaaaaatatatcactttggtacctgaagttcagatctcgacccaacattagtacctaaaacattGTTGCCTGTTACAGCGTTAGCCAAGTGGCAAAATTTGAGGGGTATTCTCGTCCCTtcactcaatctcttcttcctctcgctttcttcatcttcttcttcctcccaactgGGAATCTGGGATCAATCCCAAATCTTTATCTTCTTGAATTGGGTATGAATCCACCCTAAATATGACATAGCGGTGAACCTTCTTCCTCTGCAGTTCCATGAACACTTCTTGCTGTGCTCAGCCACAGCCATGGCACACGAAGCATTCGGTTGCAAATAAAACCCAATTCTGTCATATAAACACAGCACCATCTAAACTCTTTTCACCAAACACCAATCAAACAACAATCTGAGTCATGCAAATATACCTAGAAAACAATAGATCATAAAGTTTTAAGCTTTAATGTTAGCTCAAAGAACAAAAACGAAAAAGCTTTAAGCTTTATTCTACAGTAACCAGAGAAATATTGAAAAACTCAGCTGGGTACTTAGAGAAACATGGGTTTCGACACAAAATCTTGAACACTTCACCAAACCAACAAAGatcaaacaaccaaaaaaagagaaaagcaaatAAGATCACGTCTGGGATCAATCCCAGATCTTCATCCTCTCAAATTACCAGCACAACATCTCCATTCCTTCCTCCTTTCTCTTCCACCTTCTCTTCTCCTCTCATACTCTTCTTCCAACCTCCAAATTCCACCTCTccttgaaaaccaaaaacagataGAGAGAGGAGCCATGTCTTTCTATGCTGCCACCACCCACGCCCTCCACCTCCAGACCACCATCGTCGCAATCGCCAGATCCAATGAATTAAAATGAATTAAAACACGAATGAACGTGGAGTCCAGCACCCGGCCGCTCTACCCGATGATGCTCGAGACCCCAAAGCTCTGCTGGTCCTTCATCCGCAAATTTTGAAAGGCAATTCCATCTGAGGCACGAGGGATTGCACCATTGGAGCCCGTTTCTAAAGCTCTGCAACTTGTCAATTGCTTCGCTCTTTTGGGTTGTGATCTCAGAgctagaggaggaggagacagTTTGTTTTGAAGCTTTGACTTCAAATTACGGTGAAGTTTGAGCGGGGTTTAAGGCGAGATTTGATTGGTATGGTGTGGGTGGCTGGATTGATCTGGTGATGAGCTTTTGGTTTAAATTGGGGGAAATAGAAGATAGAGAGGGTATGGGTGAGAGTTTAGTTTCGATGGATTGGAAATCTaagcttgaggaagaagaagagatgagagaaacaaggagagttgggaggaagaagaagatgaagaaagcgagaggaagaagagattgagtgaAGGGACGAGAATACCCCTCAAATTTTGCTACTTGGCTAACGCCGTAACGGCTcacagtgttttaggtactaatgttgggTTGGGGtctgaacttcaggtaccaaagtgatatttttttttatcaggtactaaagttactaatgggccaaaggtcgggtactgtttgcatttttttccctaTTTATTATCTTTGACAATTAAAGCTATTCACATCCTcactcggaaaaaaaaaaaaaaaaaaaaattgcagatttcCAAGTTAGGGTGTGACACTAAAATCAGATGCAAAATAAGAGGaaaaaacaaggaaatcaaaTCACCCAAGAGAAGAATCACCATAGGATGAGGATCACCACATGGGTGAGGGAAATCAAAGAAGAAAAGGTTGCTGAGTTGCTGTAGAGATGAGAGAGCTTGAgtttgcttctctctctctaacggGAATAGTGAATTAGTAGTGGTTCATATTGTTATTCGAGATGTCCTTTATATACTTATGATAATTTGAGGTTTAAACTGTCAttagaaaaaagaaacttgAGGTTTAAACTACATGTCCCGCCACAATTATAATCGACATTTTCATTATTAATGACGCACTACGATCAACAACCGCATCTAAAAGCATCGATGGGCTGGTTAGATTGACAGGACGTCATCCCTGCAATTACCATTTGACAAGCGGAAGATGCCTAGGGTCCCTAGGCATGGGGCTGCTGCGTACGTTCAATGTTTAATCGTGAATCTAATAACAAATTATTACAGACATTATCAATGCATCATTTAACGACATATGCGTATCGAACTATCGAGCATCGATATTGGACAGGATGAAAAGAAAAGTTGACACCTAGCAAATTTTATAATTAATTGTTGAAAACGTGAGGCAGCTGGTTGATTAATTATAACAAGGTTGGCCAACGTCACTGATGACCTATTTTCGAGATTTGCTCAAGGGTTAACCCCTCCCGATCAAGATCGAGCAAGATTTCCTTATGTATGTTTTTCTAGTAAAGGCTTTACATTTAACAGTTGCCTGTTGCCCGCACAGGAAAAAAAACCATGCACGGTTTACCTCGAAATGAAGAGTTAGCTTGCTGGGTGATCGTTGAAGTTCGAATTACCAAGTCAGAATCTGCTGATAAATCCAGAAAATACATATCCTGCTAATAAATAGCCACAGGTATATGTGCTGTCGCAAAAATAAGCTATGATTCTTTATGTTCACGTGGAAAAGAAGCAGGGAAAATAGGTTTGAGGAATAATACTTTTCAGCACGCATGTTTTTGTTTCTAGATTTTGAATTGTTGACATCAATGTTGTTTATCTTGTCCCTTTCATCTTTTCAGTTGCATATATTAATTAGTCAGGATATCTAAACCCTATTTGGCTGGCATGGTCAGCACGAACTTGGGTCTCAAGGAACTCATTGTCCGTAGCCgaccttctttctttttctttttatattttgCTTGTGGATCTTCATACAACTTGTGGCCAGGAGTAAGGTCTACAGTAGAAACCATATAAACCAACAGTAAGGAAACTTCTTCCTCAAGAATGTCCGTACCCCTCAGGAGAAAAATACAAATTAATTGGGGTTATCCATACCAACTTCGAAAAAGGATAAGAGAacaaaaatcaaattcttttgaaTTGGGTACAAAACAAAATGGATCGAGTACGGGACATGAAGAACAATTTTCATTATTGATTATATGCATGGTAGTGTCACGGCACACGCAAGGTGCATATAATTTATGTTGGGTGATAAACGTGATGCCTGATGACAAATTGACAGATCGATGCACCAATTTTTTCTTTAGGGAAAATAATTTTCACTAATGAAAGATTAAATTTATGGGATAGAGTTTTCTGATAAAAATCAGGGGAAGAATATATGAAGCACAAGGGCATGACAAACACTGTTACACTGTCTCGTTTAGCACGATAAAGAGCCCAGCCACCCAGAGTACTTCTCACTAATtttcttaactaaatatatataactattttgaAGACATACATTTTCGGATCTAAACActaattaaattgcttaaaCAGCTTAGAGGCATTCACTTCTACAAATTAAGTGAGAACTCTCTCTATGCGATCGAGTAGTTTCTTCCTCGTTAAGTTTGTTGGAGAATATTTTGGAGGATTTGAGTAGCGTGTAGTGATTTTTCTCaactatttcatttttttttctctaaaccACACCATGTCATGTAATATGTACCCCGTGTTTCCTATTGGCTAATTTGAAGTTGACCAAGAAATTTCGTGATTTCGTGTTCTTAGGAAGATGTACAGACATTGTGAACCTTCCCAAAAGAAAATGCAAGCAAAGGAAGCTTGGACCAAGATTCTCATGATCCATTTACTTGCCTATATGAGCTCCTAGTGATTTGTCGCCCTCACTAGTTTGTAATGACCATCCTGTCCCTCGCTAAATATATAAACTATTGCAGTTATGTTTTAATCTCATACCTAAGAAATTCTTATCTTACTACCCCATACGTTAAAGTTAGAATATTTGAAAGGCATACGATTTGATTCAACCTACAATTCATATAACTGACTGTTTATTTTGGTCCCTCTTCATTGACTAAATAACTTAAGTATATAATATTTTAACAAATCAATGACGGGCCAACTTTGTCATTTCAAATATGGACAAAATGAAAAACCAGAGTTGAGCTCCTGGCGTGGCTATCCTTCTAGAAGCCTGGTTTGCCTTGGTTTTTCCATTAATTGGAGCTTTAATTAAAGTCATCGGTCAACTATTGTTTATCTTACTATTCAAGccaccaaaagtccaaaacaagttcAAAATTCTGAACACCCTCCTTCAGAAGCCTCCAGACCCCCTTGGAATTAACTTCAAAATCATCCTTTAAAACCCCACTCTCATTTGCCACCCTTCCCCATCTCCCCCACCATAAATTTCTTTACCTCAAGCCTCAAACAACAACCACTCTCCCTTTCTTTAAAATTATGGGTACTTTAATTGGGCATGTAGTACCAGGCTCTGGTTTTGTTCTAATTGGATTATGGCACCTCTTCAACCACATCAAGCTCCATCTTCAACATCCCAACTCCTACACAGCACCAACATGGTTTCCCGCCTCCAAGTTCAAGTACTTGGAGCTCTTGTTGATCATCTTAGGTTCATCAGCCTCCATTGCCATGGAACTCTTCATCAGCCCCGAAAAACACCATCCATTCGACGATGACGGAACCATCCCTTCATACCATCTCCACAACTTCGAGCACGCCACAATCTCCATGACTTTGTTGGTCTACGCTGCCTTAGCCATCGTTCTCGACAAATTGGCCCCTAGAGCTCAGCATGGTCTGACCCAACTCCTCGGAGCCATAGCCTTTGGTCAGGAACTGCTTGTCTTTCACCTTCACTCTTCTGACCACATGGGACCTGAGGGCCGATTTCACTTGCTTCTTCAGCTTGTGATTCTTGTCTCCTTTACCACAACCCTAATGGGAATTGGTTTCCCCAAGAGCTTCTTGGTCAGCTTTGTGAGGTCACTCAGCATATTCTTCCAAGGTCTCTGGTTTATTGTCATGGGGGTCATGCTTTGGACACCTGGATTGATTTCCAAAGGTTGTTTCCTAAATGATGAAGATGGTCACGAAGTGGTTAGGTGCCAAAGCGAGGAGGCACGTCAAAGAGCCCTGTCCTTGGTGAATCTTCAGTTCAGTTGGTTCTTGATTGTAGTTGCCGTTTTTGGGGTGGCTTTCTATTTGGTTTTGATTATGTTCTACGGTGAAAAGGTGGAGTACTTTACTCTGGGAAGTGACCGTGaatatgaagaagatgatgatgtggAATCTCAGAAGAAAAGCAATGTTGGAGACTCGAAGAGTTTTGTGGATCATATGGGAAAAACAGCCTTTGCGCCAATAGACATAGAAAGGTAGGAACGAAAAATTGTGCACGGTAGATAATGAATCGAATTAAGCACTGCGTGATTTGGTACGTGCGTATAAAAATTAATTCGATTGATGGGTACCACTTTATTTAATTATACTAGAGATTTGTGGGTGGaaaattaagggaagtaaataTGGGTTATTTAATTATTGAATATTGACGTACGGGTGGTGTGTGTATGTGGAAAAGTTACTAGTGATCGAAAATGGATGGAGCTGTTGGAATTGTAAATTAAATTTtcatttgatttgattaattataAACGTTGCCTTATCTTTAAGCTTGTGTGAACAATTATGATTTCAGTACAATTTTGTTTTTAGTAAATTTCTTATGAGTAGTTATGATTTCATTACAAGTTTGTTTTTAGTGAATTGTATCTGACATTTCAGTTTCTTGAACAGTACATTGTACCAAAGTTGAaataagtaaaataaaaaatgacatAAAACTGAATGATTTTGAATGAGATGTGATTATCTGGACTTTTTCACTTCAGTGAAATCATACTCAGCGTGCTCGTAAACCCTTA
It encodes:
- the LOC112166436 gene encoding transmembrane protein 45B, translated to MGTLIGHVVPGSGFVLIGLWHLFNHIKLHLQHPNSYTAPTWFPASKFKYLELLLIILGSSASIAMELFISPEKHHPFDDDGTIPSYHLHNFEHATISMTLLVYAALAIVLDKLAPRAQHGLTQLLGAIAFGQELLVFHLHSSDHMGPEGRFHLLLQLVILVSFTTTLMGIGFPKSFLVSFVRSLSIFFQGLWFIVMGVMLWTPGLISKGCFLNDEDGHEVVRCQSEEARQRALSLVNLQFSWFLIVVAVFGVAFYLVLIMFYGEKVEYFTLGSDREYEEDDDVESQKKSNVGDSKSFVDHMGKTAFAPIDIER